A genomic stretch from Bacillus sp. E(2018) includes:
- a CDS encoding VTT domain-containing protein, which produces MNIKTQRGTLSYKFVNPYRYGFIMHLGILFVSIYLLSQSLATVEPSYKTIFLIIGCSVIFLLIASYSLKWDTFFGKMKTVSVVYSLLMAAVFLTYGLSRLIVTLDNKGLETILNENMELAKLIYFSVCYAQPIILPVPEIVTVVAGSAALGPFTAFILGFMGAVLGIHTMYYLSRTFGMKLVKRLVNEKQLDQYHRFVKKNETWILILLFIVPVLPDEIICVGAGVSGVKTRRFIWIAVFAKLVTTFSLAYSLRVTDLF; this is translated from the coding sequence ATGAATATAAAAACACAACGAGGTACGTTATCCTATAAATTCGTTAATCCCTATAGGTATGGCTTTATCATGCATTTAGGAATACTGTTCGTTTCCATATATCTTCTTTCTCAATCACTAGCTACAGTTGAACCATCATATAAAACAATTTTTCTAATCATTGGGTGTAGTGTTATCTTCCTTCTAATAGCATCTTATAGTTTGAAGTGGGACACATTTTTCGGAAAAATGAAGACGGTCTCGGTTGTGTATAGCCTATTAATGGCAGCCGTTTTTCTCACATATGGTTTGAGTCGCTTAATTGTTACTCTTGATAACAAAGGGTTAGAGACGATCCTAAACGAGAACATGGAACTTGCCAAGCTTATCTACTTTTCTGTGTGTTATGCTCAACCCATTATCTTGCCAGTTCCAGAAATCGTAACTGTCGTAGCGGGAAGTGCTGCTCTCGGCCCGTTCACCGCTTTTATCTTAGGATTCATGGGCGCTGTGTTAGGGATTCATACGATGTATTATTTATCTCGAACTTTTGGAATGAAGCTGGTGAAACGATTAGTAAATGAAAAACAATTAGATCAATATCATCGTTTTGTTAAGAAGAATGAAACATGGATCTTGATTTTGTTGTTCATTGTTCCTGTGTTGCCAGATGAAATCATTTGTGTTGGAGCAGGAGTGAGTGGTGTTAAAACAAGACGCTTTATATGGATTGCTGTATTTGCAAAGCTAGTCACTACATTCTCGTTGGCATATTCTTTACGAGTGACGGATCTATTCTAA
- a CDS encoding YdcF family protein, translated as MNPIIPKEPIIPEFTESDVEFLTAITFEKELRPQKCDALFVFSGTHSGHWEKVIEAYNLNYVDTIIVTGGRSLTGIPHPDWDGNTDREVSEARVIVSCLVSAGIPIQDIIIEEKSTNSLENVICALEVFDFTKIHTLMVVCKSHATGRQIRTLKKYLPNQMEYIPFTFNTVYNGTEVNRNNWAETEVGRKRVWGEYLRINHYGSKGDILPLDVSLKD; from the coding sequence ATGAATCCTATCATTCCTAAAGAACCCATTATTCCAGAATTCACCGAAAGTGACGTTGAGTTTTTAACCGCTATTACCTTCGAAAAGGAGTTACGTCCTCAAAAATGTGATGCACTTTTTGTATTTAGTGGTACTCATAGTGGGCATTGGGAGAAAGTCATTGAAGCTTATAATCTTAACTACGTAGACACGATTATTGTAACTGGAGGAAGAAGCTTAACAGGTATTCCCCATCCCGATTGGGACGGGAATACAGATCGTGAAGTATCTGAAGCCCGTGTCATTGTGTCCTGTTTAGTAAGTGCAGGAATTCCTATACAAGACATTATCATTGAAGAAAAATCTACTAATTCACTTGAAAACGTAATCTGTGCTCTAGAAGTTTTTGACTTTACGAAGATACATACTTTAATGGTTGTTTGTAAAAGTCATGCTACAGGCAGACAAATAAGAACCCTAAAAAAGTATTTACCTAATCAAATGGAATACATTCCTTTTACATTCAATACTGTTTACAACGGAACCGAAGTAAATAGAAACAATTGGGCCGAAACAGAAGTAGGAAGAAAACGAGTGTGGGGGGAATATTTGCGAATAAACCACTATGGAAGCAAAGGAGATATTCTTCCATTGGATGTAAGTCTGAAAGATTAA
- a CDS encoding YitT family protein, protein MNHTGKEITLIIIGSLFFALGVNWFAIPNELGEGGVTGISMTLYYVLGWSPGLTNFIMNGFLLAIGYKVLNKRVTWYTMIAIFFTSLFIHLTEGMGNSVDIMLGTVFAGVFIGIGLGLVLRSGGTTGGSTIIARMLNQHFGWGVSTTMFVFDILVVIGSAFVIGIENTMYTGISIYISTKILDYLIDGFDTRKAVTIISDSTDEIAKKVSDEMDRGVTIINARGHYSNEAKDILYVVINKQELFLLKKMIQRVDEKAFVVVHDVRDVFGEGFTFPKT, encoded by the coding sequence ATGAACCACACAGGAAAAGAAATTACATTGATTATCATTGGATCCCTGTTCTTCGCACTGGGGGTAAATTGGTTCGCCATCCCTAACGAACTAGGTGAAGGCGGCGTTACCGGAATTTCAATGACTCTTTATTATGTATTAGGATGGTCACCGGGACTAACAAACTTTATCATGAACGGTTTCCTTTTAGCCATTGGATATAAAGTTTTAAATAAACGAGTAACATGGTATACGATGATTGCCATCTTCTTTACCTCCCTTTTCATTCATTTAACTGAAGGCATGGGGAATTCTGTAGATATTATGCTTGGAACTGTTTTTGCAGGTGTATTCATTGGTATTGGTTTAGGGCTCGTTTTACGATCAGGTGGTACCACTGGCGGCTCAACCATTATTGCTCGAATGCTGAATCAGCATTTTGGCTGGGGTGTTAGTACGACTATGTTTGTTTTTGATATTCTTGTCGTAATTGGATCCGCCTTTGTCATCGGGATTGAAAATACGATGTACACAGGAATCTCCATTTATATTAGTACGAAGATCTTGGATTACTTAATTGATGGATTCGATACAAGAAAAGCTGTAACCATTATTTCTGATAGCACAGACGAGATCGCTAAAAAAGTAAGCGATGAGATGGATCGTGGTGTTACCATTATTAATGCAAGAGGTCATTATTCAAATGAAGCAAAAGACATACTTTACGTTGTAATCAACAAACAAGAGCTATTCTTGTTAAAGAAAATGATCCAACGTGTAGATGAAAAAGCTTTTGTTGTGGTCCATGATGTAAGAGATGTGTTTGGAGAAGGCTTTACATTTCCAAAAACTTAA
- a CDS encoding GntR family transcriptional regulator: MRKETVEQKVYHLIKNAILNRQIAPGNQLFENAIAQKVNASRTPIRSAIMRLESEGLVNVIPNKGAFIVQPTIEEMVQAFEMRKTLEEMAIKTGFSNLATEEVKELKQLLNEMKSAYKERKIVPYQEKNNEFHLVIAKASGNSYLIEFMKKILSQITTYMVLYDVFNGNSNNEELDILEHEQMIHFIENGEKENLRSLIDKHLDASLTKLQQDKLNYQSLTTLF; this comes from the coding sequence ATGCGTAAAGAGACAGTTGAACAAAAAGTATATCATTTAATTAAAAACGCAATTTTAAATAGACAAATTGCACCGGGGAATCAGCTGTTTGAAAATGCTATTGCTCAGAAGGTGAATGCAAGCAGGACGCCAATCCGAAGTGCAATTATGAGACTAGAATCAGAAGGATTGGTGAATGTAATCCCCAATAAAGGAGCATTCATCGTTCAACCTACGATTGAAGAAATGGTTCAAGCCTTTGAGATGAGAAAGACGTTAGAGGAAATGGCCATTAAGACTGGTTTCTCAAATCTTGCAACAGAAGAAGTCAAAGAACTCAAGCAACTTCTTAATGAAATGAAGAGTGCATATAAGGAACGCAAAATCGTACCGTACCAAGAGAAAAATAATGAATTTCATCTCGTAATAGCTAAAGCTAGCGGAAATAGCTACTTGATTGAGTTTATGAAGAAAATTTTGAGCCAGATTACCACTTATATGGTTCTGTATGATGTTTTTAATGGAAACTCTAACAATGAAGAGCTAGACATTCTTGAACACGAACAAATGATACATTTTATTGAAAATGGAGAAAAGGAAAACTTACGCTCCTTAATTGATAAACATCTGGATGCTAGTTTAACAAAGCTTCAGCAAGATAAGTTAAATTATCAGTCTCTAACAACTTTGTTTTAA
- a CDS encoding chloramphenicol phosphotransferase: protein MDQTKLPGKIIILNGTPRSGKSSIASVIQNNFEGVWMNIGVDRIMDMTPVKFQPSIGLRPGGERPDLEPVIQKVYLAMYKSIVAFSREGLNVIVDVGHHEGYSVKLNILQQAAHILSGVPAWLIGVQCPIETVMKRRIETWNIGYTSEGKVPTPVALWQQLVHEPGIYDLEVDTSLFTSEECAAQVYERVYTGPPPRALHDIQNLP from the coding sequence ATGGATCAAACAAAATTGCCAGGTAAAATTATCATTTTAAATGGTACACCTCGATCAGGTAAATCCAGCATCGCCTCTGTCATTCAAAACAATTTTGAAGGAGTATGGATGAATATTGGGGTAGACCGAATAATGGATATGACACCAGTAAAGTTTCAACCAAGTATTGGTTTACGACCAGGTGGTGAGCGGCCAGATTTAGAGCCCGTCATACAAAAGGTGTATCTTGCAATGTACAAATCAATTGTTGCTTTCAGTCGTGAAGGTTTAAATGTCATCGTTGATGTGGGTCACCATGAAGGGTATTCTGTAAAGCTTAACATTCTTCAACAAGCTGCTCATATTCTAAGTGGCGTGCCAGCTTGGCTTATTGGTGTGCAGTGTCCGATTGAAACCGTCATGAAACGGAGGATAGAGACTTGGAATATAGGCTACACTTCAGAAGGAAAGGTTCCAACACCTGTAGCACTTTGGCAGCAGCTTGTTCATGAGCCTGGTATATATGATTTAGAAGTAGATACCTCATTATTCACATCAGAAGAATGTGCTGCTCAAGTGTACGAAAGAGTTTATACAGGTCCTCCTCCTAGAGCGCTTCATGACATACAGAATCTCCCTTGA
- a CDS encoding DUF445 domain-containing protein codes for MKIKDNKSNYYAKISLGVMGGGFLATFPFQDSIAGQVLQGGFEAGLVGGLADWFAVTALFRHPLGLPIPHTALLPKNRDRMLKAIINMLENDWLTKESIQNKIKDINISEKAVHELEQRLQSPSFHKGVQSLVIHLINEIDPVKLSPILEKELKEYIHGVDIEPALDKMVNEVLKRELDTKALDYVLIETEKWLKKEETKNKIGTLAKQLLDNTKADGFMKMAIQSFSQMINAEKLGNMLQPFFLKRIVLLQEPNNSYRKAIIDKIHSEIRNVNERRELITELGEWKNTIVDEWNPSEQLTTLLEKMKVRLIQQAQDDEWIKQNVITILQKQIQNLKEDSTKMMNIEGWIQNQLSLMVEKYHAKIGQLVKENLEKLDNETLINIIENNVGKDLQWIRVNGAICGFMIGILLTTFKMVV; via the coding sequence TTGAAAATAAAAGATAACAAATCCAACTATTATGCAAAAATTTCATTAGGAGTAATGGGTGGTGGATTTTTGGCTACCTTTCCTTTTCAAGATTCAATAGCGGGACAAGTTCTTCAAGGGGGATTTGAAGCAGGTTTAGTTGGTGGTTTGGCAGATTGGTTTGCCGTTACGGCACTATTCCGACATCCTCTAGGACTCCCAATACCTCATACGGCGCTACTTCCTAAAAATCGTGATCGAATGCTTAAAGCGATCATAAACATGCTAGAGAACGACTGGCTTACGAAAGAGAGTATTCAAAATAAAATTAAAGATATAAATATATCAGAAAAGGCAGTACACGAGTTAGAGCAAAGGTTACAATCACCTTCCTTTCATAAAGGGGTACAGTCTTTAGTTATCCATCTTATAAACGAAATCGATCCGGTAAAACTATCACCAATTTTAGAGAAAGAGTTAAAAGAATATATACATGGTGTAGACATCGAGCCTGCTCTAGACAAAATGGTGAACGAAGTGCTGAAAAGGGAACTGGATACTAAAGCGCTCGATTATGTATTAATTGAAACTGAAAAATGGTTGAAGAAAGAAGAAACAAAGAACAAGATTGGAACCCTTGCTAAACAATTATTAGATAATACGAAGGCTGACGGCTTTATGAAGATGGCCATTCAATCTTTTAGTCAAATGATTAATGCAGAGAAGTTAGGGAATATGTTACAACCTTTCTTTCTAAAAAGAATCGTGCTTCTTCAAGAGCCTAATAATTCATACCGAAAAGCGATTATTGATAAAATTCACAGTGAGATAAGAAATGTGAATGAGCGAAGAGAATTAATCACAGAACTTGGCGAGTGGAAGAACACCATCGTTGACGAGTGGAATCCGTCAGAGCAATTAACTACACTTTTAGAAAAAATGAAGGTTAGACTTATTCAACAAGCTCAAGATGACGAGTGGATTAAGCAAAATGTAATTACTATTTTGCAGAAACAAATACAAAATCTAAAAGAAGATTCAACTAAGATGATGAATATAGAAGGCTGGATTCAAAACCAACTTTCACTCATGGTGGAGAAGTATCATGCGAAAATCGGACAACTCGTTAAAGAAAACCTTGAAAAACTGGATAATGAGACATTAATAAATATTATTGAGAATAACGTAGGAAAAGATCTACAATGGATCAGGGTAAACGGGGCGATCTGTGGATTTATGATAGGAATTCTCTTAACTACCTTTAAGATGGTAGTTTAA
- a CDS encoding Lrp/AsnC family transcriptional regulator has translation MDEIDKEILLHLQQDARISITALGKKVGLSNPAVHERVKKLEDKQVIEGYKAIINPEKLNKPIMAYILYDNTKCKPFVEFCKDHPDVIECHRLAGQYNYLIKVVTQTVESLERFIDDSMTFGQPSTLMRLSSPVSDKPLS, from the coding sequence ATGGACGAAATTGATAAAGAGATTCTTTTACATTTGCAGCAAGATGCGCGAATATCCATAACGGCATTAGGTAAGAAAGTGGGTCTTTCCAATCCTGCCGTTCATGAACGTGTTAAAAAACTCGAAGATAAACAAGTAATTGAGGGTTATAAAGCCATTATTAATCCTGAAAAATTGAATAAACCTATCATGGCATATATCTTGTACGACAATACGAAATGCAAACCATTTGTTGAATTCTGCAAAGATCATCCTGATGTGATTGAATGTCATCGCCTAGCTGGACAATATAACTACCTCATTAAAGTTGTTACCCAAACCGTAGAATCTTTAGAACGTTTTATAGATGATTCCATGACATTTGGACAACCTTCAACATTGATGAGACTTTCATCACCCGTATCTGATAAACCTTTGAGTTGA
- a CDS encoding DUF1272 domain-containing protein: MRKQCEKCSLELHDKSDAYICVHECTYCETCTSEMNHVCMNCNGELVRRPKAGAQIISCQIG; the protein is encoded by the coding sequence ATGAGAAAGCAATGTGAAAAATGTTCTTTAGAGCTTCACGATAAGTCCGATGCTTACATATGTGTTCATGAATGTACGTACTGCGAAACATGCACGTCTGAAATGAATCATGTTTGTATGAACTGTAACGGTGAACTAGTAAGGCGTCCAAAAGCGGGAGCGCAAATCATAAGTTGTCAAATAGGTTAA
- a CDS encoding undecaprenyl-diphosphatase gives MILDTDYKWFKFINERVSTYPLMDHLMIFFAEYVQYAFVLLLIMLWWRNKKNDRVIVFQALFAFSLSYTVNRLIELFLYRERPFIAHDIVQLVEHAANSSFPSDHAASAISIAATLMMVTLGYRYVWCLFAILIAFSRVWVGVHYPFDVLAGALIGALIALVTHFILIKMKPIADFLRRPIFNP, from the coding sequence ATGATTTTAGACACTGATTATAAGTGGTTTAAGTTTATTAATGAACGTGTTTCAACCTATCCGCTAATGGATCATTTAATGATTTTCTTTGCCGAATACGTTCAATATGCATTTGTTTTATTATTGATTATGCTGTGGTGGAGAAATAAAAAGAATGATAGGGTAATTGTATTTCAAGCCTTGTTTGCATTCTCATTATCATACACAGTGAATCGACTGATTGAGTTGTTCCTTTATCGAGAGAGGCCATTTATAGCACATGACATCGTACAATTGGTAGAGCATGCTGCGAACTCGTCTTTTCCTAGTGATCACGCAGCTTCAGCCATATCGATTGCTGCAACCTTAATGATGGTAACACTAGGGTATAGATATGTATGGTGTTTGTTCGCCATCTTGATCGCATTTTCAAGAGTTTGGGTGGGGGTTCATTATCCATTCGATGTATTAGCTGGCGCACTAATCGGAGCACTAATCGCACTTGTTACCCATTTTATACTCATTAAAATGAAACCCATCGCTGATTTTCTTAGAAGGCCTATCTTTAACCCATAG
- a CDS encoding class I SAM-dependent methyltransferase, whose amino-acid sequence MKLLHSIKEYVDQNYHTPKGLIGTYIVEKMVRQHKPETEWTINLLELQNHDCVLELGCGAGYAIQLISEKYQVQEIVGIDLSATAIRSATARNKKAINNQKAKLVEANFNDLPFHDNMFNKLYSIQTIYFWNEVETIVSEIYRVLKPGGIVVITFSNGKENETWKSVKKVSEDQVMPFMNDIGFKDVSLVRGPDSRGFHTVSIKGTKK is encoded by the coding sequence ATGAAATTACTTCATTCTATAAAAGAGTATGTAGATCAGAACTACCATACACCTAAAGGATTAATTGGTACATATATTGTAGAAAAGATGGTCAGACAACACAAACCTGAAACTGAATGGACTATAAATTTATTAGAGTTACAAAATCATGATTGTGTCTTAGAACTTGGTTGTGGTGCAGGCTATGCCATACAATTAATCTCAGAAAAATATCAAGTTCAGGAAATTGTCGGTATCGATCTTTCTGCGACCGCCATTCGTTCGGCTACCGCTCGCAACAAAAAAGCGATTAACAATCAGAAGGCTAAACTGGTAGAAGCAAATTTTAACGACCTTCCGTTTCATGACAATATGTTCAATAAGTTGTATAGTATTCAAACCATTTATTTTTGGAATGAGGTAGAAACAATCGTTTCGGAAATTTATAGAGTTCTTAAGCCTGGCGGAATAGTGGTTATTACTTTTTCCAATGGTAAAGAAAATGAAACGTGGAAAAGTGTAAAGAAAGTTTCAGAAGATCAAGTTATGCCATTCATGAACGATATTGGATTTAAGGATGTTTCGTTAGTAAGAGGTCCTGATTCAAGGGGTTTTCATACAGTATCAATTAAAGGAACCAAGAAATAA
- a CDS encoding GNAT family N-acetyltransferase yields MDNNQVKILPYLPEFAEQTVKMWRNSKYEAIGVKEIHSFESHIYFLNNILIKEFIVELALVNEKVAGMIAYHQSEISQLYVHNEFQQLGIGKTLLQRAKEHSTERLTLHTFEVNKNAQRFYEKNGFKVIGRGHENEENLPDLLYEWKAKE; encoded by the coding sequence TTGGATAATAATCAAGTTAAAATCTTACCTTATCTACCTGAATTCGCAGAACAAACCGTAAAAATGTGGCGTAACAGTAAATATGAAGCGATCGGAGTAAAAGAGATTCATAGTTTTGAAAGTCATATCTATTTTCTAAATAACATTTTAATAAAAGAATTTATCGTTGAGTTAGCGCTCGTTAATGAAAAAGTTGCAGGAATGATCGCTTATCATCAATCAGAAATAAGCCAGCTGTATGTACATAATGAGTTTCAGCAATTAGGAATCGGTAAAACATTGCTTCAGCGAGCAAAGGAACACTCTACTGAAAGGCTAACTTTACACACATTTGAAGTGAACAAGAACGCACAACGTTTCTATGAAAAGAATGGGTTTAAGGTTATTGGAAGAGGACATGAGAATGAAGAAAACTTACCTGATCTTCTATACGAGTGGAAAGCAAAAGAATAA
- a CDS encoding ATP-binding protein, translating to MFNKFRFDTIYDEQNAITPLVVMMCGVAGSGKTTFSQQLEKKGFIRLSIDEEIWSTHGRWGIDFPMEKFEEYRREAENKLRQRLIQLIHCKQQVVIDFSFWDRSRRIQYKKLIEEAGGKWMLIYLKVHPDELRKRLKIRNKRFDANSFPISEERLASYLNGFEVPKDEGEIVVEN from the coding sequence ATGTTCAATAAATTTAGGTTTGATACCATTTATGATGAACAGAATGCAATAACACCCTTAGTCGTTATGATGTGTGGCGTAGCCGGTTCCGGAAAAACTACTTTTTCACAACAGTTAGAGAAGAAAGGTTTTATTCGCCTTTCAATTGATGAAGAAATATGGTCTACCCATGGTCGTTGGGGCATTGACTTTCCTATGGAAAAATTCGAGGAATACAGAAGAGAAGCAGAAAATAAATTACGTCAGCGGCTCATTCAGTTAATACACTGTAAACAACAAGTAGTCATCGATTTTAGCTTTTGGGATCGTTCAAGAAGGATCCAATATAAAAAGCTGATTGAAGAAGCTGGAGGTAAATGGATGTTGATTTATTTAAAGGTTCATCCGGATGAGTTACGAAAGCGGTTAAAGATACGGAACAAACGCTTTGATGCGAATTCTTTCCCAATTTCAGAGGAACGATTGGCTTCTTACCTTAATGGTTTTGAAGTTCCAAAAGATGAAGGGGAAATCGTAGTTGAAAATTAA
- a CDS encoding GNAT family N-acetyltransferase codes for MLMAAPKSLVDAPYMLTTVEDLKKLSLEDIKNELENYAANPNYLKLIAEYKNEIAGVIDFKNGNKDKVAHQGSFAMTVLPQYRNLGVGRALIESLISWARKNETIEKVCLEVMEDNLGAIHLYKALNFVEEGRKAKAIKMNGRYQDLILMALFV; via the coding sequence ATGTTAATGGCTGCCCCAAAATCATTGGTGGACGCTCCTTACATGTTAACTACTGTGGAGGATCTTAAAAAGTTAAGCCTAGAAGATATCAAAAATGAGTTAGAAAACTACGCAGCAAATCCAAATTACCTTAAACTCATTGCTGAATATAAAAATGAGATTGCGGGTGTGATTGATTTTAAAAACGGAAACAAAGATAAAGTCGCACATCAAGGTTCTTTTGCGATGACCGTGTTACCCCAATATCGAAATCTTGGTGTTGGAAGAGCGCTGATAGAATCACTCATTTCTTGGGCAAGAAAAAATGAAACGATTGAAAAGGTCTGTCTAGAGGTCATGGAAGACAACCTCGGAGCCATACACTTATATAAAGCACTGAATTTTGTTGAAGAAGGAAGAAAAGCAAAAGCGATTAAAATGAATGGACGATATCAAGATTTAATTCTGATGGCTTTATTTGTTTAA